A part of Armatimonadota bacterium genomic DNA contains:
- a CDS encoding DUF4962 domain-containing protein gives MRIARTASLAALLLILALPAGGAPAPAVLDRPPGEFELPYSPADGAVVSITPPGFVWIPVARGARYALQVGPALDPAGPGGRTVRGITMASHAPREVLAPGRWAWRYGVESSDGTVAWSRARAFTVGPDARPWPYPGVDAMAGRVPRGRPRLFVRAEEVAAYRGRARDGDLRTLAAGIVRLAERDLGGSLPPEPDFLPRTQPDRGRIFAEIIRTTRPPMDAMERAALAYLLTGDARFADEARRRLRHFFSWDPLGPTELAHNDEPAMWMMMRGVRAYDWIHDRILPEEREAIERVMRVRAEQMHQVLRRRPFESNPYESHAGRIIGFLGEAALAFVHEWPEARDWLDYVATAYWTSYPAWGGDDGGWAEGPAYWGSYMNFMLHFAVALRTGAGADIMGKPFFATTPLYAVYTAPPYHRLAPFGDGQHSRIELGSLMYWFSSVLRDPVARWYAEARQRGPSQDILGVVLADATLAGRPPTALPQSRVFPSVGLVAMHSALGDPDNDIYLLFRSSPYGSHSHGHSNQNAFAIEAYGEALAIASGYYPWYASPHHDMWTRETRASNAITINGGQGQGKRSIRARGRIEAFATGGGYDHASGDATPAYEGRLLRAVRRIVHVRPGVFVIYDEVAAPGPVTWEWWLHTLSRVEVDEGSAEIRVREAKAGMVVRFLDPVGLAFAQTDRFAVPPEDGRPNQWHLTASTRSAQSSTVFLAVLMPHRAGDTVGLPRVSRVEGEGALGVALAWPDGRRDLVGFRRPGRTEAVRLEAIEADAAAFAVGTAPGGVLRRWLIGQGRRLTLGERDLAPGGPDRTATWP, from the coding sequence ATGAGGATTGCCAGGACCGCATCCCTGGCCGCCCTGCTGCTGATCCTGGCGCTTCCCGCGGGCGGGGCTCCTGCTCCTGCTGTCCTCGACCGCCCCCCGGGTGAGTTCGAGCTGCCGTACTCTCCCGCCGACGGCGCGGTGGTCTCTATCACGCCGCCGGGCTTCGTTTGGATTCCGGTTGCGCGGGGCGCGCGGTATGCCCTGCAGGTGGGGCCGGCCCTGGATCCGGCCGGGCCTGGGGGCCGAACGGTCCGCGGGATCACGATGGCGTCGCACGCCCCGCGCGAGGTCCTCGCCCCGGGCCGCTGGGCCTGGCGTTACGGCGTCGAGTCCTCCGATGGCACCGTCGCCTGGAGTCGCGCCCGGGCTTTCACCGTGGGCCCGGACGCGCGCCCCTGGCCCTATCCAGGCGTGGACGCCATGGCCGGCCGGGTACCACGGGGCCGGCCGCGTCTGTTCGTGCGCGCCGAGGAGGTGGCCGCCTACCGGGGTCGCGCGCGGGACGGCGACCTCCGGACTCTGGCGGCCGGGATCGTGCGCTTGGCCGAGCGCGACCTGGGCGGGTCGCTGCCTCCGGAGCCGGATTTCCTGCCGCGCACCCAGCCAGACCGGGGCCGCATCTTTGCCGAGATCATCCGCACCACGCGGCCGCCGATGGACGCCATGGAGCGGGCTGCGCTGGCCTACCTGCTAACCGGCGATGCGCGCTTCGCCGATGAGGCGCGGCGCCGGCTGCGGCACTTTTTCTCCTGGGACCCGCTGGGACCGACGGAGCTGGCGCACAACGACGAGCCGGCGATGTGGATGATGATGCGCGGGGTGAGGGCCTACGATTGGATACACGACAGGATCCTGCCCGAGGAACGTGAGGCGATCGAGCGCGTCATGCGGGTCCGCGCCGAGCAGATGCACCAGGTGTTGCGACGCCGGCCTTTCGAGAGTAACCCCTACGAGAGTCACGCCGGCCGTATCATCGGGTTCCTGGGCGAGGCTGCGCTCGCGTTCGTCCACGAGTGGCCCGAGGCGCGCGACTGGCTGGATTACGTGGCCACCGCCTATTGGACCTCCTATCCGGCATGGGGCGGTGACGATGGCGGTTGGGCCGAGGGCCCGGCGTACTGGGGTTCGTACATGAACTTCATGCTGCACTTCGCGGTGGCGCTGCGGACCGGCGCGGGCGCAGACATAATGGGCAAGCCGTTCTTCGCCACCACGCCGTTGTACGCCGTGTACACGGCCCCGCCCTACCACCGGCTGGCACCGTTCGGGGACGGCCAGCACAGCCGTATCGAGCTGGGCAGTCTCATGTATTGGTTCTCGTCGGTGCTGCGCGATCCGGTGGCGCGCTGGTATGCAGAGGCGCGCCAGCGCGGGCCGAGCCAGGACATTCTGGGGGTCGTTTTGGCGGACGCGACGCTGGCAGGTCGGCCTCCGACCGCGCTACCCCAGAGCCGTGTCTTTCCATCGGTGGGCCTGGTCGCCATGCACAGCGCGCTGGGCGACCCGGACAACGACATCTACCTGCTCTTTCGCAGCAGCCCTTACGGATCGCACAGCCACGGACACTCCAACCAGAACGCGTTTGCCATAGAGGCCTACGGCGAAGCACTGGCCATTGCTTCCGGGTACTATCCATGGTACGCGTCGCCGCACCACGACATGTGGACGCGCGAGACCCGGGCCTCGAACGCGATTACGATCAACGGCGGTCAGGGGCAGGGGAAACGCAGCATCCGGGCGCGCGGGAGGATCGAGGCGTTCGCCACCGGCGGCGGCTACGACCACGCCTCCGGCGACGCCACTCCTGCCTACGAGGGCCGGCTGCTGCGCGCGGTGCGCCGGATCGTGCACGTGCGCCCGGGCGTGTTCGTAATCTATGACGAGGTCGCCGCGCCCGGGCCGGTCACCTGGGAGTGGTGGCTGCACACACTCTCGCGTGTGGAGGTGGACGAGGGCTCTGCCGAGATTCGGGTACGCGAGGCGAAGGCAGGGATGGTCGTGCGTTTCCTGGATCCGGTCGGCCTTGCGTTCGCGCAGACCGATCGCTTCGCCGTGCCGCCCGAGGACGGGCGGCCCAACCAGTGGCACCTGACCGCCTCGACGCGGTCGGCGCAGTCCAGCACGGTCTTCCTGGCGGTGCTCATGCCGCACCGGGCCGGTGATACGGTCGGGCTCCCGCGCGTATCCAGGGTTGAGGGGGAGGGCGCGCTGGGCGTCGCCCTGGCGTGGCCTGACGGCCGCCGAGATCTGGTGGGCTTTCGCAGACCGGGTCGTACCGAGGCCGTCAGGCTCGAGGCGATCGAGGCCGATGCCGCGGCCTTCGCGGTGGGCACGGCCCCCGGAGGTGTCCTGCGGCGCTGGCTTATCGGGCAGGGGCGCCGCCTGACCCTGGGTGAAAGGGATCTGGCGCCGGGGGGCCCGGACCGCACGGCCACCTGGCCTTGA